A genomic stretch from Deinococcus radiotolerans includes:
- a CDS encoding DNA cytosine methyltransferase, whose product MKHDTGYAPLFPYLGLAAGAVVAEGELIVDNFAGGGGASTGLEQALGRPVDIAVNHDPEAVAMHEVNHPHTQHFCESVWEVDPRQVTAGRPVALAWFSPDCKHFSKAKGGKPVSKEIRGLAWVALRWAATVRPRVIVVENVEEFRTWGPLGENGRPCPKQQGRTFRSWVNALQRHGYQVQWRELVAYEFGAPTSRKRLFIVARRDGQPIVWPIPTHGKPTDPRVQSGELEVWKTAADCIDWDIPAPSIFGRKKVLVPATHHRIAQGILRFTLRAARPFVVTCNHQGDSFRGQGADEPMRTLTAAHDAHGAVVAQMAPQTYQNAPRAANAPLGTATTQSNAQTLVTAALAPRYGERPGQAPRTQPVTAPLPTVVTSENGSRLTVASLTKIRTGSVGTPATEPLHTVTAGGEPARPSTGNVHALTSATVVKIDNQRSRSLGAYPVDVPGTTEVTKASKAVATVQLVRQNGGHCAPETAPYPADVPVKTVTSQGKPHDVLTAQLVQYNRNSPPKSAGRPINTQSTRERFGLATAQVVRQFGTSVGHAASEPARTITTQGGGKSLLLTAECGTGLTTEQQAGARKVYAFLREHLGAQLDPHADHDRGLVLVHLNGEAYVITDIGMRMLEPRELYRAQGFPETYQIEFMTRNKKGKAVPLSKRAQVRMCGNAVPPPFSRAIAYANLAIHMQEAAD is encoded by the coding sequence GTGAAACACGACACCGGGTACGCTCCGCTGTTCCCCTACCTGGGGCTGGCCGCCGGCGCGGTCGTGGCCGAGGGTGAACTGATCGTCGATAACTTCGCGGGCGGTGGCGGCGCCAGCACCGGCCTCGAGCAGGCCCTGGGCCGCCCCGTGGACATTGCGGTCAACCACGACCCTGAAGCGGTGGCCATGCACGAGGTCAACCACCCGCACACGCAGCACTTCTGCGAGAGCGTCTGGGAAGTCGACCCGCGTCAGGTCACCGCCGGGCGGCCCGTCGCCCTGGCGTGGTTCAGCCCCGATTGCAAGCACTTCAGCAAGGCCAAGGGCGGCAAGCCCGTCAGCAAAGAGATCAGGGGTCTCGCCTGGGTGGCGCTGCGCTGGGCCGCCACGGTCCGCCCCCGCGTGATCGTGGTGGAAAACGTTGAAGAGTTCAGGACGTGGGGGCCCCTCGGAGAAAACGGCCGTCCCTGCCCGAAACAGCAGGGCCGCACCTTCCGCAGCTGGGTGAACGCCCTGCAGCGCCACGGGTACCAGGTGCAGTGGCGGGAACTGGTCGCGTACGAGTTCGGCGCGCCCACCAGCCGCAAGCGGCTGTTCATCGTGGCCCGCCGTGACGGCCAACCCATCGTCTGGCCCATCCCCACGCACGGCAAGCCCACTGATCCCCGCGTGCAGTCCGGCGAGTTGGAAGTCTGGAAGACCGCGGCGGACTGCATCGACTGGGACATCCCTGCCCCCTCGATCTTCGGGCGGAAGAAGGTCCTGGTGCCGGCCACGCACCACCGGATCGCGCAGGGCATCCTGCGGTTCACGCTCCGCGCCGCCCGTCCGTTCGTGGTGACCTGTAACCACCAGGGCGACTCGTTCCGGGGTCAGGGCGCAGACGAGCCCATGCGGACCCTGACCGCTGCGCACGACGCGCACGGGGCCGTCGTGGCTCAGATGGCCCCGCAGACCTACCAGAACGCTCCCCGCGCCGCCAATGCGCCACTCGGCACCGCCACGACGCAGAGCAACGCACAGACCCTCGTGACAGCAGCACTGGCACCCCGCTACGGCGAGCGACCGGGACAGGCACCCCGTACTCAGCCCGTTACTGCGCCCTTGCCCACGGTGGTGACGAGTGAAAACGGGTCGCGCCTCACGGTGGCCAGCCTGACCAAGATCCGTACCGGCAGTGTCGGCACGCCCGCTACCGAACCTCTGCACACGGTGACGGCCGGTGGGGAACCGGCCCGGCCCAGCACGGGGAACGTCCACGCCCTGACCAGCGCCACGGTCGTGAAGATCGACAACCAGCGCAGCCGAAGCCTGGGTGCTTACCCCGTGGACGTGCCCGGCACCACCGAGGTCACCAAGGCCAGCAAGGCCGTAGCCACGGTGCAGCTCGTCCGGCAGAACGGCGGGCACTGCGCTCCGGAGACCGCCCCGTACCCCGCCGACGTGCCCGTGAAGACCGTGACCAGCCAGGGCAAGCCGCATGACGTCCTGACCGCCCAGCTCGTCCAGTACAACCGCAACTCACCGCCCAAGTCGGCGGGTCGGCCGATCAACACGCAGTCCACCCGGGAACGCTTCGGGCTGGCCACCGCGCAGGTCGTGCGGCAGTTCGGGACCAGCGTCGGGCACGCCGCCAGCGAACCCGCCCGGACCATCACCACGCAGGGCGGTGGAAAGAGCCTGTTGCTTACCGCCGAATGCGGTACGGGGCTGACGACTGAGCAGCAGGCCGGGGCGCGGAAGGTGTACGCCTTCCTGCGCGAGCACCTGGGCGCACAACTGGACCCGCACGCCGATCATGACCGCGGCCTGGTGCTCGTGCACCTGAACGGCGAGGCGTACGTGATCACCGATATCGGCATGCGGATGCTCGAACCCCGGGAGCTGTACCGCGCGCAGGGCTTTCCTGAGACCTACCAGATCGAGTTCATGACGCGGAACAAGAAGGGCAAGGCCGTGCCGCTGTCGAAGCGCGCGCAGGTGCGGATGTGTGGGAACGCCGTGCCCCCACCCTTCAGCCGCGCCATCGCGTACGCCAACCTCGCCATCCACATGCAAGAGGCGGCGGACTGA